The following proteins are encoded in a genomic region of Brachypodium distachyon strain Bd21 chromosome 1, Brachypodium_distachyon_v3.0, whole genome shotgun sequence:
- the LOC100840175 gene encoding uncharacterized protein LOC100840175, producing MSGSSSKSCSGNPSQPHLPLIICPRCGRTRLITNVQKKDGPKKGKRFYKCPTEEVEGSCRYFAWEEDYTAMLDRITDSTLAFQHARSPSSNDQVTAAQQPQAVRNDNLTKKWGTPVQMDDGWCAYVLDMLHKRVIVLDPMAGPLGFTNERITIHGYTSNLMLNEFFRCVRKMFKNWSCDTNGWITRYPIIMTEHFPSQHSGLCMSYMLRNFDGDKLVNPLTQESFNMHHQNTLYEVTRLEGNISKTPADALEAIMTAFHVL from the exons ATGTCTGGATCTTCCTCTAAATCTTGCAGTGGGAACCCAtctcaaccccatctccctctcatAATCTGCCCCCGCTGTGGCCGCACGCGCCTCATAACGAACGTTCAGAAGAAAGATGGACcgaagaaggggaaaagatTCTACAAATGTCCTACAGAAGAG GTTGAGGGATCATGCCGTTATTTTGCGTGGGAAGAGGATTACACGGCTATGCTAGACAGGATCACGGATTCGACTTTGGCATTCCAGCATGCTAGATCCCCGTCTTCGAACGACCAAGTAACCGCAGCCCAACAACCGCAGGCTGTTAGGAACGACAACCTAACAAAAAAGTGGGGTACACCAGTTCAGATGGATGATGGTTGGTGCGCATATGTCCTGGACATGCTGCACAAACGTGTAATTGTTCTTGACCCAATGGCCGGACCTCTTGGTTTCACGAATGAGAGAATTACAATTCACGGGTACACCTCAAATCTAATGCTCAACGAGTTCTTTCGGTGTGTACGGAAAATGTTCAAAAATTGGTCATGCGACACCAATGGTTGGATTACACGCTACCCCATCATCATGACCGAACATTTTCCCag CCAACATTCTGGATTGTGCATGTCATATATGTTACGGAATTTCGACGGCGACAAGCTCGTGAACCCTCTCACACAG GAATCATTCAACATGCATCACCAGAACACTCTTTACGAGGTGACGAGACTTGAGGGCAATATCAGCAAAACCCCGGCAGATGCACTTGAAGCCATCATGACAGCATTCCATGTACTTTGA